In the genome of Montipora foliosa isolate CH-2021 chromosome 3, ASM3666993v2, whole genome shotgun sequence, one region contains:
- the LOC137994817 gene encoding uncharacterized protein, whose amino-acid sequence MKFLPRLYRESQGEWFGKRGISWHITVALRKKSGEIETQAFIHIVKRCAQDSACVTTLMEHVLTTLKRENPEIENAFFRQDNAGCYHSANTVLACKNISKRTGISIRRMDFSDPQGGKGPCDRFAATMKNHVRSYVNEGHDVVTPEQFQEALLSHGGISGARIALLPDPVCDKLNATWPGISKVNNFEFSCEGVKVWRAYQVGEGKLLPWSKFEGIDGSITVVTDVVFSDGGFRPVKPRKATEKCQSSCKSGKSTSLAEERSDNDDENERSGAKVENGREKLFACPNEGCIKTYQRFGSMVNHTLYGQCVFQAERESLIDTAKVLYCRKLLGENSALTPTTETAAAKSSLPSPHNALDKGWALRSTKTSKPFSEKQRRFLEEKFTIGETTGRKLDPVTVARQMRVARGSDGQRQFTPEELLTANQIQGFFSRRAKSKNQTVIEVEDDFVAAEVEDAMASGRNEVINQTQPIHPVTFDGYNLCDLVATGRLCKLTVSVLRDICCHFEPEMSSKSQQLPRRKAPYVEILEKHVRACSCFDTLPAS is encoded by the exons ATGAAATTTCTCCCTCGGCTGTACCGTGAGTCACAGGGCGAATGGTTTGGAAAAAGAGGCATTTCCTGGCATATTACAGTCGCTTTAAGAAAGAAAAGTGGTGAGATTGAGACACAAGCATTCATCCACATAGTTAAACGTTGTGCCCAAGACAGTGCCTGCGTGACGACACTCATGGAACATGTTCTCACAACATTAAAGAGGGAGAACCCAGAAATAGAAAATGCATTTTTCCGTCAAGATAACGCTGGATGTTATCATTCTGCCAATACTGTTCTGGCTTGTAAGAACATCAGCAAGCGAACTGGGATTTCCATTCGTCGCATGGACTTTTCTGACCCACAAGGAGGCAAAGGTCCATGTGACCGGTTTGCTGCCACAATGAAGAATCATGTGCGCTCTTACGTAAACGAAGGTCATGACGTAGTTACCCCTGAGCAGTTCCAGGAGGCACTGCTCTCGCATGGAGGAATTTCTGGCGCTAGAATTGCTTTGCTGCCTGATCCAGTTTGCGACAAACTTAACGCTACGTGGCCAGGCATCAGTAAAGTGAACAATTTTGAGTTCTCCTGTGAGGGGGTAAAAGTGTGGAGGGCATACCAAGTTGGTGAAGGAAAACTACTCCCGTGGTCTAAATTCGAAG gTATTGATGGTTCTATCACTGTTGTAACGGATGTGGTGTTTTCCGATGGTGGATTCCGTCCAGTGAAGCCACGAAAGGCAACTGAGAAATGTCAGTCATCATGCAAGAGTGGAAAAAGCACTAGCCTCGCAGAGGAGCGAAGCGATAACGATGACGAAAACGAGAGATCAGGTGCTAAAGTTGAAAACGGAAGGGAAAAATTGTTTGCCTGCCCAAACGAAGGTTGTATTAAAACCTATCAACGCTTTGGTTCAATGGTTAACCACACGCTTTACGGTCAATGTGTGTTTCAGGCTGAGAGAGAGTCCCTTATTGATACAGCGAAGGTCCTGTACTGCAGAAAGCTCCTAGGTGAAAACAGTGCCCTCACGCCAACTACGGAAACAGCGGCGGCAAAGTCTTCGTTACCATCGCCACACAATGCACTGGATAAGGGCTGGGCGTTGAGATCAACCAAAACGTCCAAACCTTTCAGTGAGAAGCAGAGGCGTTTCCTCGAGGAAAAGTTCACAATCGGTGAGACGACAGGGAGAAAACTTGACCCCGTGACAGTAGCTCGACAAATGAGAGTGGCCAGGGGCAGCGATGGGCAGCGGCAGTTTACCCCTGAAGAACTACTGACTGCCAACCAGATTCAAGGCTTTTTTTCCCGCCGCGCAAAATCTAAGAATCAAACAGTGATTGaagttgaagatgatttcgtggCAGCTGAAGTTGAAGATGCCATGGCAAGCGGGCGTAATGAAGTGATAAACCAAACGCAACCGATTCATCCAGTCACCTTTGATGGCTACAATCTTTGTGATCTTGTTGCTACAGGGAGGCTGTGTAAGCTTACAGTATCCGTTTTACGAGACATTTGTTGCCACTTTGAACCAGAGATGAGTTCAAAATCACAGCAACTGCCACGCCGAAAAGCACCATATGTGGAGATATTGGAGAAACATGTCCGAgcttgttcttgttttgacaCGCTACCTGCCAGCTGA
- the LOC137995799 gene encoding uncharacterized protein, which translates to MSTLLSALDIGKATGYVGHAERLAVPFTENLVATQHNHLKEIVELTCFRRKPFFSETGKVIPVGLPICPMCRQKISSMAGVAKQEEEIDNQRVSDGEVEKDVFREEEESGHEEYDPEKPCVFADDTSPFKQEMDEKALAKSSWLEEPLSEDQQSTIMSLEETDISLTPQSSAALHRESLMADALRSHVKSYRKMKLNDFLGSCGLSAISEVDMDLSSASERTRRRYIAETREVVVAVLKTLSQSHAADLWDALRTSDKMCEVFNLPKLEFDEKKASSGSNEKYIKALAETYDKASSRNIKRQVLSIIADLTTYEEIRKFLPGLTKYMFCEARKHRLTCGCGVPVVQKAGVRTRVDINQLDHFVNFITSPYIVKDLPFGERFLKLSSGEVIHTPNVIRVSVNERIIDQYLQYCQEGEATPLSKSTLRRHLSACSASVRKSLQGLDYFISEGGKAFDDLLKLVDKLIDFGIPSNVAQDLQRGLKSGKSYLKSDFKVRTVMTC; encoded by the exons ATGAGTACATTACTATCTGCCCTCGACATCGGGAAAGCTACGGGATACGTTGGACATGCGGAAAGACTCGCTGTTCCATTCACAGAGAATTTAGTGGCTACACAGCACAACCACCTAAAGGAAATCGTGGAGTTAACTTGTTTCAGGCGAAAACCCTTTTTTTCTGAAACCGGAAAAGTTATTCCTGTTGGCTTGC CAATATGCCCTATGTGTAGACAAAAAATTAGCAGCATGGCAGGAGTTGCcaaacaagaagaagaaatcgACAACCAACGGGTGTCTGACGGTGAGGTAGAAAAAGATGTATTCCGAGAAGAGGAAGAATCGGGACATGAAGAGTATGACCCGGAGAAGCCTTGTGTTTTCGCTGATGACACGTCTCCTTTCAAACAAGAAATGGATGAAAAGGCCTTGGCGAAAAGTTCCTGGTTAGAAGAGCCATTAAGTGAAGACCAACAAAGCACA ATTATGTCCCTTGAGGAAACAGACATTAGTTTAACCCCGCAAAGCAGTGCTGCTTTACATCGAGAAAGTTTGATGGCAGACGCATTGAGGTCACATGTCAAAAGCTACAGAAAAATGAAACTCAATGATTTCCTTGGGAGCTGTGGCCTATCGGCAATCAGTGAAGTAGATATGGATTTATCTTCCGCTTCAGAGCGTACCAGGAGACGATATATTGCTGAAACTCGTGAAGTTGTAGTGGCTGTTCTCAAAACGTTGTCGCAGAGTCATGCCGCGGACTTGTGGGACGCACTGAGAACCTCAGACAAGATGTGCGAAGTCTTTAACCTCCCCAAACTCGAATTTGATGAGAAGAAAGCTTCCAGCGGAAGTAATGAGAAGTATATCAAAGCTCTTGCGGAGACATACGACAAAGCATCCAGCAGAAATATCAAAAGACAAGTACTTTCTATCATAGCAGACCTGACCACCTATGAAGAAATCCGTAAATTTCTGCCAGGTTTAACGAAATATATGTTCTGTGAAGCACGAAAGCATCGATTGACGTGTGGATGTGGAGTTCCTGTGGTACAAAAGGCTGGAGTACGCACTAGAGTTGACATCAATCAGTTGGATCATTTTGTTAACTTCATAACTAGTCCCTACATTGTAAAGGACCTGCCATTTGGCGAACGGTTCTTGAAGTTATCTTCTGGAGAGGTAATTCACACCCCTAACGTCATTAGGGTGTCAGTTAATGAGAGAATTATCGACCAGTATTTGCAATATTGTCAAGAAGGTGAAGCGACTCCACTCAGCAAGAGTACTCTTCGCCGTCACCTGTCTGCTTGCAGTGCATCAGTAAGAAAATCCCTCCAAGGGCTTGACTACTTTATTTCAGAAGGAGGCAAGGCCTTCGACGATTTGCTGAAGTTGGTGGACAAGCTAATAGATTTTGGGATCCCATCAAATGTTGCTCAGGATCTTCAAAGAGGGCTTAAGTCAGGAAAGAGCTATCTTAAAAGTGATTTTAAGGTAAGGACAGTGATGACATGCTGA
- the LOC137994816 gene encoding uncharacterized protein produces the protein MAVLNERRRMITLGHSYEERKRTPVLCQPSDDSDCENEPFCSQLAKKKRTGRFDENDTDSTDILSSTSQSSLSAPDDEGEQTSETQLTLKSAEVILMCIFDETKPRDVKLHKQILPACRFLKVAGVRGHSKPTVSKKLAKAFIDHGYVVINSQSLANLKIDDVKVCPEKDIRQDLKDLSLSKAGV, from the exons ATGGCAGTTCTGAATGAGAGGAGAAGGATGATCACCCTCGGGCACAGTTACGAA GAGAGAAAGAGGACTCCTGTATTATGTCAGCCAAGTGATGATAGTGACTGTGAAAATGAACCCTTTTGCTCTCAGCtagcaaagaaaaagagaactGGTCGGTTTGATGAAAATGACACAGATAGTACTGACATTCTAAGTTCTACAAGCCAGTCAAGCCTAAGTGCTCCTGATGATGAAG GAGAACAAACCTCTGAAACGCAATTAACCCTCAAAAGTGCAGAAGTAATACTGATGTGTATATTCGATGAGACAAAACCTAGGGATGTCAAGCTTCATAAGCAGATTTTACCTGCTTGCAGGTTTCTCAAAGTTGCAGGAGTGAGGGGTCATTCCAAGCCTACTGTCAGCAAGAAGCTTGCAAAAGCTTTCATTGACCATGGATATGTTGTCATAAATTCACAAAGTCttgcaaatttgaaaatagATGATGTAAAGGTCTGTCCAGAAAAAGACATAAGACAAGACTTGAAAGACCTGTCTCTGTCCAAGGCCGGGGTATAG